One region of Armigeres subalbatus isolate Guangzhou_Male chromosome 3, GZ_Asu_2, whole genome shotgun sequence genomic DNA includes:
- the LOC134226316 gene encoding cytochrome P450 4d1-like translates to MLILLVSVVALSIGLAIYVYQRFANRLYHSAKVGGPKAYPILGNSIQFGTKTPADFLLEVQKANKEYGKVYRLWIGPDLIYLISDAKLVEGILSSQKLLDKANQYEFLRPWLGNGLLTSTGRKWHSRRKIITPTFHFKILEEFVEIFDQQSNIFVQQLKTKTISGEDFDVFPVVTLCALDVICESAMGTKVNAQLNSESEYVKAVKNMATVATARSFQAIARMDLTFFFTPYRKMQKDALKVLHGYTDKVIRSRRQELATSSAKTANDNENDVGIRKKVAFLDMLLQAQVDGKPLTDQDIREEVDTFMFEGHDTTTSAISFLTGILAKYPDVQQKVYDEVRSVIGDDLNVPVTLSMLNQLNYLDLVIKETLRIYPSVPFYGRALLENQEINGITFPAGANLLIFPYLMGRDEDYYEDPLEFRPERFSVEKSAAKTNPYQYVPFSAGPRNCIGQKFAMTEIKSLISKLVRHYEILPPKQSKPDRMIAELVLHPEDGVPVRIRNRVK, encoded by the exons atgcttatcTTGCTCGTGTCGGTGGTGGCCCTCTCGATTGGACTAGCCATTTACGTATATCAACGATTCGCGAATCGTTTGTACCACTCTGCGAAGGTTGGTGGCCCGAAGGCTTACCCTATCTTGGGAAACTCGATCCAGTTCGGAACCAAGACTCCGGCAG ATTTTCTCCTGGAAGTGCAAAAAGCGAACAAAGAGTATGGCAAGGTATACCGGCTATGGATTGGACCggatttgatttatttaataTCAGACGCCAAACTGGTGGAG GGGATTCTCAGTAGTCAAAAACTGCTGGACAAAGCGAATCAATATGAATTTCTAAGGCCGTGGCTTGGCAATGGTTTGCTTACCAGTACCGGGAGGAAGTGGCATAGTCGACGAAAGATCATCACTCCTACATTCCACTTCAAAATTCTGGAAGAGTTTGTCGAAATTTTCGACCAACAGAGTAATATCTTCGTTCAACagttaaaaacaaaaactatcAGTGGTGAAGACTTCGACGTTTTTCCAGTTGTAACACTCTGCGCTTTGGATGTGATCTGTG AATCAGCTATGGGAACTAAAGTTAATGCTCAGCTCAACTCGGAATCGGAATATGTGAAAGCCGTAAAGAA TATGGCGACCGTTGCAACAGCTCGCTCGTTTCAAGCAATTGCGCGGATGGATTTGACTTTCTTCTTCACTCCATATCGAAAGATGCAAAAAGATGCATTGAAAGTGCTGCATGGTTACACTGATAAAGTCATTCGGTCACGACGTCAGGAGTTAGCGACGAGCTCCGCCAAAACAGCAAACGATAACGAAAATGACGTGGGGATTCGTAAGAAAGTCGCTTTCCTGGATATGCTACTCCAAGCTCAGGTGGATGGAAAACCGTTGACTGACCAAGACATTCGCGAGGAGGTTGATACTTTCATGTTTGAAGGCCACGATACGACCACGTCGGCCATCAGCTTTCTCACAGGAATCCTAGCAAAGTATCCTGATGTTCAACAGAAAGTCTACGACGAAGTGCGATCCGTAATTGGGGATGATTTGAACGTTCCGGTCACGCTTTCAATGCTGAATCAACTGAACTACCTGGATTTGGTTATCAAGGAAACTCTGAGAATTTACCCTTCAGTACCGTTTTATGGACGAGCTTTGCTagaaaatcaagaaatca ACGGCATCACCTTTCCGGCAGGAGCAAATCTATTGATCTTCCCATACCTTATGGGTCGTGACGAGGACTACTACGAGGATCCTCTGGAGTTCAGACCGGAGCGATTTTCTGTGGAGAAATCGGCCGCAAAAACCAACCCATACCAATACGTACCGTTTAGTGCTGGACCAAGAAATTGCATTGGCCAGAAGTTTGCCATGACGGAGATCAAGAGTTTGATCAGCAAACTGGTTCGACACTATGAGATACTGCCGCCAAAGCAGTCCAAACCAGATAGAATGATCGCAGAGCTGGTGTTACATCCGGAAGATGGGGTTCCGGTGAGGATCAGAAACCGAGTGAAATAA